The genomic window GATAATTATTTTCTTTTTAGTTTATCCTGATAATCTGTGTTTACCCTGTTAGATAGTAAACATCTAACAGGGTGAATCCGTGTCCAAAAAGGAATTTCCTATACAATCCAGTTAAAATTTTTTTGATTATATCAATTTGAAGTCTTGGATGGAATGAAAATTCTACTAAAATCTCTCTGAATGTCATATAAAGATTGGAAGAAAATCAAATAAAGGGGCTGCATGCCAACTTTTTGAATTTCAAAAGAGGAGGTTTCATCATGGTTTACACTTATAAATGCGTCCTATGTGAGAAAGGCGAGGGGGTGGTGCTTGGGGTCGCATCTTCAATGGTCAATAAATCCTTGACTGAATTTTTTGGTATGCGATTCACATAGCCATACCGCCGTATAACCATCTCTCTTCACTTCTTTCCCTGCTTCCTTAAGAACCTTTCGCAATCCGGTTGGGAAGGGAGAGGCGGTTGGGCTCCCAACTTGGTTGTGGTTAGAGCGCCGACGGCAATGGCTTGATTGGCCCCTTTCCCGCCGAAAGCTGTTACCAGACTTTCCCCTGTGATTGTCTCTCCCGGATTATGGAAGCGAGGAATCCTAAGAATAAAATCCACGTTGGAACTCCCCAAGACCAGTATCTTGTTGGTCATGGATTCAATCCTCCAGGCTGGATAAAAAAAGTTCTAAAAATTTTCCTGAGTTCACCCCCAAACAAACCTCGATGTTCTGAAGGCCCTTCCCTGCTGCTACCTCCCAGACCTGGCCATACCGCTCTCCTTCTTCGGTCTCTACGTGGAGGGCCAGCTTTTCTTTGCTCATTAATTCCGGATCGGTCACCCCACCCACTGCCAGAGGGTCATGGAGATAAAAAGTCTTCGCCCCTCCCAGCCCATCTTCTCCGTGCACGGAATGGGCATAAAACGATTTCCCTTTTAAGGGATGGCTTGCCCCCCGCGCAATGACCGGTTGGTCCGGGGGCTGGATGAGAGATAAAACTTTCTGGATATTTGGAAAAACCGTATCGATGGGAACATTTCCGTTCACCCCCGTAACGGCTTTGATTTCCAGTCCGGGCGAATGAAAGCCCAGGATTAATGCCAGGGCATCATCCACTCCCACGTCGCAATCGATGATAACTTTCTTTTTCATTTTTCCGTCCGGCCCGGTTCCTTTGATAAAGTTTTTTTCTACCTTCTTTTTGAATGGAGTTTCGATGCCATGCAAAAGAATTATAAACTATTTCTGTCCGGGCAGCGTCAATCATTTTTTTAAAAACTCACCCCCTTGCTTTTACCCTTACTTTGGCCCATCGCTTCTGATATCAGGGCCTGAATTTGGACAATCCTCATTGACTCTTACTATTCTTTCGAATACACTTTTGATTGAAACTAAAGGGGGAGGTAAATGAAAATGGGAATGATCCATGTCGCCGGAGAGAACAAAGGGAGTATTGTTCTCTATGCCCTGAGCACTTGTGTTTGGTGTCGAAAAATGAAGCAGTTACTGGACCAATTGGGCGTGGAGTATCATTATGTCGATGTCGACCTTCTCCAGGGTGAAGAAAAAACGAAAGCCACCGCGGAGGTTAAAAAACTGAACCCCCGTTGCTCATTCCCCACTCTTTCCATTAACGAGCAATGCATCGTGGGCTTTGATGAAAAGAAGATCGAGGAGGCTTTAAAATCATGAAAGACGGGTTGGAAGTAAGTTGGGAAGAGGTGGAAAAACTCTATGCTCGGCTGCATCGGGAAGCGGAGGCCTCTGGATACCATCTTAACCCGGATGTGGCTTTCACCAAAGAACTTGTCAAAGGCCTACTCATAAACGAAAAAAGGTATGGCTACTGGGCATGTCCGTGCCGGTTGGCCTCGGGCAATAAAGGAGAAGACCTTGATATTATTTGTCCTTGCGATTACCGCGATCCTGATTTGACGGATTACGACGCCTGTTATTGCGCCCTATACGTTTCCGGGGCCGTTTTAAAAGGTGAGAAAAAAATTAATTCCATCCCAGAAAGAAGACCGCCTGAAGAAGAGAGGAAAAACTCCAAATCAGGATCCGGGGACCAAAAAATATTTTCCCTCCCCCTGCCCGTCTGGAGATGCCGGGTTTGCGGTTACTTGTGCGCCAGGGAAGAACCTCCTGAAGTCTGTCCGGTATGCAAAGTTAAAAAAGAGCGATTCGAAAGGTTTATTTAAAATAATTAATTCAGCAATAATTTCATAGACAAAGATTAAAGGCAACCAAAAAAATTGCCGATATAATAATTTGGACGCAGATGAACATAGAACTTCGCTAAGCGCTTAGCGCTATGCGCATAGCGTTTTAATTTTTGAGTATAGGCGAAAATCTGCATCCCAATTAATTTAAATAAAAAACCATAGACCGATAAGGCCAAACTCCGAGTAATCGGGGGACGGAAAGCCGCGGGTCCCGCATGGCGGGATAGCCG from Deltaproteobacteria bacterium includes these protein-coding regions:
- a CDS encoding nucleoside hydrolase — its product is MKKKVIIDCDVGVDDALALILGFHSPGLEIKAVTGVNGNVPIDTVFPNIQKVLSLIQPPDQPVIARGASHPLKGKSFYAHSVHGEDGLGGAKTFYLHDPLAVGGVTDPELMSKEKLALHVETEEGERYGQVWEVAAGKGLQNIEVCLGVNSGKFLELFLSSLED
- a CDS encoding glutaredoxin family protein, with the protein product MGMIHVAGENKGSIVLYALSTCVWCRKMKQLLDQLGVEYHYVDVDLLQGEEKTKATAEVKKLNPRCSFPTLSINEQCIVGFDEKKIEEALKS
- a CDS encoding ferredoxin-thioredoxin reductase catalytic domain-containing protein; translation: MKDGLEVSWEEVEKLYARLHREAEASGYHLNPDVAFTKELVKGLLINEKRYGYWACPCRLASGNKGEDLDIICPCDYRDPDLTDYDACYCALYVSGAVLKGEKKINSIPERRPPEEERKNSKSGSGDQKIFSLPLPVWRCRVCGYLCAREEPPEVCPVCKVKKERFERFI